AAGCTGCCTCGCAAACCTCAATGCCTGAATGTCATCTCAGGCGGAACTGCTCTTGTCGGGAATCCGGCAGGTTGCGGAGTGAACCGGCCGTTGGAGTGCTCGCTTCGAGTGTTGCGCGAATGGCAATTATTGGCCGCACTTTGCCGGATGACGTGGAGACGAGCCGCTCGCCGGTGAAACTTTTATTTCGCTTAGCTTAAGTCTTTGTCCAGCAAGCGTTCGCGGTCGCCGTTGAGTCCGGCGGTCGTGGAGTGACACATTTATCGTCGCGACGTTGACGGTTTTATTGCGGTCTACGTTCGTCGAAGACTCGAAAATTGTCGACGATTCATGCGACGATGTCGAACGACCGGTTGTGGCCGGTTGGGTGAGGTCGCCAACGGCTGCTTAGTGGCACTCCAGTCAGCCAAATCTGGATTTGGCCGACTGACCGGTTTGAAGAAAGTTGTCTGACAGGAGTGGGTCGGGAGTACGCACTGCCGACCGGCCGCTTCCAGGAAGCAGACTCCCACTGGCCGCTTTCCCGCGAATAGATTTTACGAGCGCGCTGACACAATCGGACCCTGAGCGGACCTCGAGATTTTCCGGAAACAGCCGTTCATGCTAGGGTAACGCCACTTATCGACGGGGCGATGTAAATGAACGTCATCGAAATTAAATCTTGCGACTCCCAGACAGTGCTGACGTTGTCACCGCATAGCCGGAACCCCGACGAGGTTCTGTTTCTGGCCAAGATTTCGGCGGCCCCGTTTTCAGGCGAAGTTCTTGCGTCCACTTACGTTAACGGTCCGCCGACAACGCTGTTTGATGACATGGCAACGTCGTGGACTGGCTGGAGCGGCTCGAAGGATTGGCATGCGATCGACGGTGACCTGTCATTTGGAGCAACAATCACTTCTCTAGGGAATGTGACGTTAGTCGTAGAGATGAGCGCAAATTCTGGCGACGACACTCTCAAAGCAACATTGAAAATTGAGGCTGGCAGCCTTGATCGCATTGCCCACGACGTGCGTTCTATTTTTCGATCTGCATGAGAGCCTTCTACAGAAGTTGTGTCGGGTGTGCGTATCATGCAAGAAGCATATCCCGACCCATAGCGGACCTCCGGCTTTCTCGTTTGCGGACGGTCGTAGTTCCTCTGTTCGGGCCGGCAGAGTTCCAGACCAGGCAGAGGTTTTGGCATTGAAGTTTCATGGAGCACCTCGGCAGGCCAGTTCAGACTGCCCTGCACCGACCACTGAGCAGTTATCTAAGACGGTCGCGTCGCGGGAGAACCCTCGATGTCACCTCACAAAATCACGAGCTATTTCGGCGCACCGTTCAAGGCATGAGCACGCACCTCTTTTTCCCAGGCTGAAGAAGAATTCTCGTCGCGATAGGACCGCTGCAGTATTTCACCTGGTCCAGCTTCGACATATCAAACAGGAAGCCACGCGCCGTCTTTGTGACCGTCACGACATCATCGTCCAGCATCGGATATCTAGTCGTAGTACCGGAGACGATGGGTGTACCCTTGACCAGGCCGGAATCTATGGTGCAATTCGTCGCGAGACCTTGGGTGGGAACGCTAGACAGATACGAAAAGCTGACGATGACACCATTGGACTGCTTCACCTCAAGATCGTGAGACACCTCTTTCTGGTCAACAGAGCATTCGAGACTGTTCAGGTCTTTGACTGCCGCTTGCGCATTGCCAGCAAGCACAATTGCTACACAAAGCACAGTTCCGGTTCTCCGCACAATCATGTTCCTTTCACATCATTGACGATATCTGCGATGCTCTTCGCCGCCCCTCGCTTTGAAGGGTTACAGGTGAGTCCAGTCGGCAGCGGAGAGACCAGCCATGAAGTAGAAGCATCAGTGCACCTCTCCCGCCATGGTCTTCCACCGCGATTTGAGAAACGTCGAATGCCACCAATGCTTAGGTATTTTGATTCATGAACGGGGGAAGTTTGCCTGCCGGGATTGTCGCCATTCTAGCCCTCAGCGTCCAATGTCCCATTATGGCCGGCAGTCCTCCATGGGGTCCAGGCAAATGACGATTCTCTGGACGCCTTACAGGGCGATAGAATATCGCAGCATCAGGTCGCTCAGTTCAAAAACCGTAACTCACCGTAACCGCGAGATGACAACTGATCCCACCGAACCGCTTCGCTTGTCGGCGCGGCGCAGCGATCTGCGCATGCCGGTCGAAAAACTTCCCTACCCGATCGGCGAGGGAGACTCTCGTGAGTCACCTGGCGAGAATCGTCTATGGGGATTAGTCGGCGACCAGGCCGTCTTTCAGCATATCGAGTTGTGGCCACATACCGAGAACAGTAACCACAACGAGGAGGCAGCCAGAAACGGACGCATGAACGGTGAGTTATACGCTGGGTTGAAAGATGCCTTCGGCAGGATTAGCGCGATCGAGGTTGGCGCCTTGGGATCGGATGCATCAATGACGACCGCCGCGGAACTCTCCAGCTTTCACACTTTGCAGAGGTGGGTGCCAAGCGTTGCGGATGGTCGCCATCTGTTCGTGTTCCGCTCCCGTGACGGAGAATGGGCCGGCTTTCGCTGGCGCGAAGAAAGTTTCCGGTTTCGAAGGGCTTCGCTGGTAGGGTTCTCCTTAACCTCCCTAATGCCTGCAAGAAGCTCTGGAGGATTTCAAGTCTGGGTCGGCTGCGTGCCGCGTTCGGAGCCGGGACCTCATGCAAAAGATAAATTCGTGGAGGCAAGCTCCTGTTATCTGTATGACCGCTGGACGGCGGAAGTAGGGTTTGCGCTGCTATCCGTCATGATCTGCGCGGCGAACTTCCTCGGCACAGCCTTGACCAGTCGTCAGTTTGCGGACGTTTGACAGCTTGAGACGGCGGCGCCAGGCATTGGCGACGTTGTAAGGCAGTTTTGCTCGCAGCAACCCGACTAGCGCGCAACGCGCTTGTCGCCTCACTTCGGCCAGACAACTTTCTTCAAACCGGTCAGTCAGCCAAATCCAGATTTTGCAGACCGGAGTGCCAATAAGCGGCCATTGGCGGCCTCACCCTATCGGCCAGAAGCGGCCGGTCGACAGGGTTATTTGGATCGTCAACAAACGAAGCTCACCCGTGGCGCACGCTTTCCGTTGCTTCCGTATGAATTTGACCCAGCATTTCTGCAATGAACCATCGGCGCTACGCTCAAGTTTCTCTCTGACGAGCCGTTAGATTTGATACGACAGTCTTTCACATGTGCCTTGAAAAAAGTTATGTGCGACGCTGCGTGGATCCGTCTGAGCGAAGTTCATTTCGACAACAATTATCCCTGCAATTGAGAAGCATGAAGGCGATTGTCGCGGTTCTCATCTTAAGCGTTGTTCTATGCGGATGCGCTTCGGCAGTCAGCGAACGGGTGGCCACCAATTACACTAGGGTCGGTGCGGCAGCCGAGCGTCGCGGCGATTGGGACACCGCACGTCGAGCTTTTGCCCGTGCAACCCTAAACGCTGATCAAGCGGGCTTGCCTCCAGCGAGCAGGGCTATCGCACATTACGAATACGGGCGTTCGTTGGGCGTCACCTGTTTCTTTGACGAATCCGAACGCGAACTTACCGCGGCTTACGAGTTTGACAAGCAAGCAGGTCAACCTCTTTTTCTGTCATTGATCGAACTGGCTCGGTTGAATCTGGACCAGAAGAAGTTTTCGCAATCCGCCGCATACTTCGAACGCGCAATGCCGTTCTTGGACGGAGCGAATGTCGCGGACAAAGCACCTGTTGCGTATTCCGATATTCTGAACGAGTACGCACGCGCCCTTGCTGGAGCAGGACGCTCCGCGGAAGCCAAACCGCTGACCGACCGCGCGACGGCGCTTCGAGACGCCGCGCTCAACAAGCGCTCGATTACCGATCGGACGCCGTACGGCAAATTCTGCAGCAAATCCTAACCGCTGGCACCTCTGCGCCTTCGCGGACACTTGCGAACGTCCGCTTCGGAATGCGCACGGACTCGACGCTGACGATTGGGATACGGTGGTGACCACTGTCGCATGAAGCACGCTAACAACGCGCGGATGCCAGCGCAAACATAAGCAAACCAAAACCAACACCCGCGCCACGAAACCAAAACACAGACGCCAGCACAGACGCAACAAAACCCCAAAAAGGCGAGCCGCCTCAGGCTGACAACAAAGTCGTCAACACACTGACCGTCCGCGCAGTCGCGCCCCGATGCCTTGCGGCGAACGCAGAAGCCGCCCCACTCATGGCCACCCGCCGCGCCTTGTCCTCAAAAAGCTCACGCAACACGCGCCCCAAGTCCGCTGGATCTTTCACCTGCACACAAGCGCCAGCAGCCACAGCATCCGCCGTCGCCTGCGTGAAATTGAACACATGCGGCCCGATCAGCACGGGCACACCCACACCACATGCCTCGATCAGATTCTGCCCGCCCAGCGGCAGCAGACTGCCGCCAATAAACGCAACGTCCGACGCGGCATAGTAAGCGCCCAACTCGCCCATCGAATCGCCGAGCAGCACCTTCACATCACGCGGCAAATCCGGCACGACAACTTCACCCGCAGCCGCCGCGCCCTCCGGCGCCCACGCCGAGCGTCGGACACACCGCAAACCCTTCTTCTCGACCAATGCCGCAACTTCATTGAACCGCTGCGGATGACGCGGCACGAGAATAAGCAGCGCATCGTCAATGCCAAGTGCCGCGAACGCCTGCAACACCAGTTCCTCTTCGCCCTCGCGCGTGCTCGCCGCCACCCACACCGGACGCGTACCGATGGCCGCGCGCCACGCATGCCCGCGCGCCGCCAGTTCCGGGGGCGTGCTCATGTCGAACTTCAGATTGCCAAGCACAGCGACATTGCGCGCGCCCAGCGCAGAAAGCCGTGTCGCATCCGACGGACTCTGCGCCAGCACGCGCGCAAACCCGCCGAACACGCCGCGCGTCGCACTGCCGAACTTCGCGGCGCGCCGATAAGAACGCTCCGACATCCGCGCATTCGTCAGCACCAGCGGCACGTCGGCGCGGCGGCACTCGTCGATCAGCGTCGGCCACACTTCCGTTTCCATCACGAGCCCGATGGACGGGCGCCACGCCCTCAAAAAACGCCGCACCGCGCGCGGCATGTCGTACGGCAGATAACAGCGCAGCACGCGATCGGCGAAGATCTGCTCGCCCGTCGCGCGGCCGCTCGGCGTCATGTGCGTGAGCAAAATGCTCGCGTCGGGCCGCGCCTTGAGCAACGCCTCGATGAGCGGCTGCGCGGCGCGCGTCTCGCCGACCGACACGGCGTGCACCCAGATCAACGGCGTATCGTCCTCGGGCACGCGGCCGCGCACGAAACCGAAACGCTCGCCGATATGCTCGCGATAGCCACGCTCCTTGCGCGAACGGATCAGAAGACGCAGCACCGCGAGCGGCGCGATCAGCCACCACAACGCGTTATAGACGGCCCTTAGCATCGGGCCTCCATGCGCGGCATCAGGAACGGCATGAAGACGGCCGCGCCTGCGGCGCCTCGCACCCTGTTCGCGGGAAAAAGCAGCGCGCCGCTCAAACCAGCGCCCTGCCCTTCAGCCGTTCGAGAATGCCAAGCGGCGCGCACTCTGGCTGCGCCATCGACTTGACGGGCAAGAAGAACGTCTGCTCCATCATGAACTGGCCGGACATCACCGCATGCGACGTCTGATCCGAGAAGCACACCCACACGCTGCCTGGCGGGAATGGCATCGTCACTTGCGGCGACGCCTTCTGGTAATCGAGATCGGCCTTCATGCCGTCGTGCAGGTTCAGCATCAGATGGTCGTACTCGCTGCGCGGCGACTTGGTCACATGCAGCAGATTCAGCAGCCATGCCGAGCCGGGCATCTGCGGCTTGATGCGCGGCAGGAAGCGCTTGGCCATATCCTCGAACGGCTCGCCGACGCGCCACACGCGCGGCGCGCCGTTCGGATTGATGTTCGTGAACACCCGCAGGATGCGCTCGCCATAGTTGGGACGGGACGGAAACGCGTCGACGTGCAGGCGGCTATCGTCCTTGCGCCACGACGTCTCGCGTGTCTCCACCTGATGCAGCCGCAGGCTCGTCGGCGCGACGCGCAGCTTGCCCTTGTACTCGGGAAACAGCCCGTCGACGAGCGAGCGCGCATTCGCCTGATAGCGCGCAATTAGCGCGCGCACGGCCGATTGCGTGACGGCATCGCCCAGCACGCCGTGCAGCGCGCCGCCGTTCGGCTCGAGACTGATGTTCTTACGCTTCGGATCGGCCAGCGCGGGATCGAGCAGCGCCCGTTCGCCGCCCTCGATCGCAAAAGCGAGATTCGGGAAATACAGCACCTTGCCGCGCTCGACGCCCGCGAGCAGGGTCTCGCGCGGCATCGACAAACCCTGGCCGTGCCAGTCGGCGCTCGGTACTTCGATGATCTGGGATTCGTTCATGATCGCCTTTTGAAAGCGGATAAAGCTGGGCGCACGTTGCGGCCGGCGGTGACTGACGTTCCATGAAGGCGGCCACCCGGCATCCGGCATAGTCCTGATTATGGGCTTCGGGATGCGTCGGCCGGCTGCCGGCGTCCCTCGGGCGGCGCTGGCAACCGGCATCCCACGATGCCCGCGCCGCCATTGCCGCACCGCGTCACAACAGGCCGAATTCCGCCAGCGCGGACTTTACCTGTTGCAGCGTCGGCGGCTGGCCAGCCGTGCCGAGATTCACGACGTTCGGCGACCAATAGCCGCCCGTGCGCCATGAAGTGGCGAAATTGTACAACTCGACCGTCGGGCGCTTCAGCGCGGCTGCGATGTGAACCAGACCTGTATCAACCCCGACCGTCGCCGCCGCGCCCTCGATCAGGCCGACGACGGCGGGAAGCGACAGCTTCGGCGGCACGATTGCGGCAGCGCCGAACTCTTTGGCGAGACGCTCGCTGGTCGCGCGCTCGGCGTCGCTGCCCCACGGCAGTACGATCGACGCGCCGCGCCGCACGAGCGACTGCCCCAGTTCGATCCACGCGGCATCAGGCCATTGCTTGTCGGCGCGAGACGTGGCGTGAACAAAAACCACGTAAGGCACGGGAAGATTCAGTTGGGCTTCGGACAGCGCGAGCGCGGCGCGCTGCGTGTCGAGTCCGAAGTCGATCTCGTCGGTGGGCTGGGGCGTGGGGTCGCCGAGCGCTGCCGCGACCAGTTGCCGCGTGCGCTCGACCACATGCGTGCGCGGCGGGATGGGCACGGAGCGGTCGTAGAAGAAGCGCACGGGCCATTCGTAGCCTGCGCCATCCGTCCGGTTGCCGAGACCGACTAGCGGCCCGCGCGCCATCTTCGCGACCCACGCGGTCTTGATGAGCCCCTGGCAGTCGATCACGAGATCGTAGTTTTCGGCGGCGAGCGCGCGGCGGAATGCGCCGATCTCGCGCCAGTTATCGACGGAGAGGATGCGCTTGCGCCAGCGCCGCAGCGACACGGGAATCGCGCGCCGGACGCCTTCGACCAGTTCGACCAGTTTGACGAAGCTCTCTTCGACGAGCCAGTCGATCTGCGCATCGGGATGGCGGCGGCGGATGTCGGCGATGGCCGGCATGTTGTGAACGACGTCGCCTAGCGACGACACTCTCACGATCAGGATCTTTTGCGCGCTCAAGAATGGGATTGCCGGGTTGAAGATGCTTTGAAGGAACGCAATTTTAGCGCGGTCTGGGGGAGGGGTTGGGGATGTGATTTTTTGGTGTTTGCTTTTGCTTTTTGCTTTTTGCTTTTGCCTTTTTGCTTTTGCGCTCGCATTCGCGGTTTTGGCGGCGTGGCGCGGGCGTTGGCCTTGGTTTGCTAGTGTTTGCGCTGGCATCCGCGATTCGTTAGCTCGCTTCAAGCGTCGCCCCTGTGCGGGGCGGCACCTACTTTTCTTTGCCGCCGCAAAGAAAAGTAGGCAAAAGAAAGCGGCTCACACCGCCAATTCTTGACGTTTGTCCACGGGCCCCCAACGTCCCCACACTTCGCACGGCAACGCCCTTGTTCGTGTGCGTTGCCAGCGCTTCGAATGAGCGCCTCACCCACTTCAAACACCCGTAGATGAGTTAGCGGCAGCGAATGGTCTGTGCCGCCCAGGTGGCAAACTGTGTGTAGGTTGTCGCGTCGTATAGCTTGGCGCTCTTATCGGGTGGGACGCGTGCGCTATTGGTCTGGAGTGAAGCATGTGGAGCACCGAGGGCCTACACACAGTTTGCCACCTGGGCGGCGATGGGCTGTCTGGCACGGCACGCTCAAACGCAGGTGCGTGAAGCGGGTGAGGCGCTCATTCAGAGCGTTGGCAACGAACGTGGGTCACGTGGTTGCCGCGTGAAGCGTGGGGCCGTCGGGGGCCCGTGGACAAACGTCAAGAATTGGCGGTGTGAGCCGCTTTCTTTTGCCTACTTTTCTTTGCGGCGGCAAAGAAAAGTAGGTGCCGCCCCGCACAGGGGCGACGCTTGAAGCGAGCTAACGAATCGCGGATGCCAGCGCAAACGCAAGCAAACCAAAACCAAACCAAAACCAAACCAAACCAGGCATCAACCACGACGCAAAGGCGAAAAACCCCCACCCCAGCGTCGCAGACAAAATAATGCTCAGAACGGCAACTTGGCGTCAGCCTTTTCAGCCAGAATCACGCGCCGAAAATCCTCCTGAATCCGCTTCAAAGCGACATCATTGTCAGCCTCAAACCGCATAACAACGACAGGCGTCGTATTAGAGGACCGCGCGAGCCCAAACCCATCCGGATACTCGACACGCAACCCGTCAATCGTCACAACCTGATCGGCGTCAGGAAACGTCGCACTCTTCTGCAACCGCGCGATCAGCTCAAAATTCTCGCCTTCCTGCAGCTTCAACTGCAATTCAGGCGTCGAATGCGAATTCGGCAGGTCATTGAGCAGCTTGCTCGGATCCGCCACACGGGCAAGGATTTCCAGCAACCGCGCACCGGTATAAAGCCCATCATCAAACCCATACCAGCGGTCCTTGAAGAACACGTGACCGCTCATCTCACCCGCCAGCGGGGCGCCAGTCTCCCGCAATTTCGCCTTTACGAGCGAATGCCCCGTCTTCCACATCAGCGGCTCGCCGCCCTTCTGCTTCACCCACGTCGCCAGATTGCGCGTGCACTTCACGTCATAGATGATCTGCGCGCCCTTGTTTCGCGACAACACCTCTTCCGCAAACAGCATCAACTGGCGATCCGGATAAATGATCTGGCCGTCCTTCGTGACCACGCCCAGACGGTCGCCGTCACCATCGAATGCGAAGCCGATCTCAGCATCCGTTTCCTTCAGCGCGCGGATAACGTCCTGCAGGTTTTCCGGGTGTGCCGGGTCCGGGTGGTGATTCGGGAAGTTGCCGTCGATCTCCGTGAACAGCTCGACCAGCTCGCAGCCCAGCGCCTTGAACAGGCGCGGCGCGAGACCGCCAGCGACGCCATTGCCCGTATCGACGACCAGCTTCAGCGGCCGCGCGAGCTTGATGTCGCTCGTGATGCGATCAAGATACGCATCGGCGATGTCGTACTCCTGATAAGTTCCGGCGCCGCTTTCGAAGCGGTTTTCCGTAATGCGCTTGTACAGCCCCTGAATCTGCTCGCCGTAGATGGCAGCGCCGCGCAGCACCATCTTGAAGCCGTTGTAGTCGGGCGGGTTGTGGCTGCCCGTGACGACGATGCACGAATCGACGCGGCGTTCGCCGCCATCGAGCTTGAGCGGCACGCTGGCCGCGAAATAACCGACGGGCGTCGGCACCATGCCGACGTTGACCACGTCGACACCCGCCGCGCGCAGTCCGTCCGACAGCGCCTGGATCAGCTCGGGACCGGAAAGCCGGCCGTCGCGCGCGACCACGACGGCATCGCCGCCCTGCGCGCGAACTTCGCTGCCGAATGCGCGACCGATCGAACGCGCAGTCTCGGCGTCGAGCGTCTTGCCGATCACTCCGCGGATGTCATATGCCTTGAATATGGATTGCGAGATCATGGATTGGCTCACTTACGTGCAATGGAAAATTTGGATGACACAGCGTGGTCATGGCACTGTGCCTTGCCGGAAGCGGTCCGGATACAACTTATAATTGCGCTTTTCAGCGTCGCCTTACTGGCACCATTCTAATGCTTAGATGCCCCAGGCTCACAAAGTTGCCGCATCGTTCGTTCGGCTGGGCGCGCCAAATTGCAGACCACACGCACCTCCCGTGCCCGCAGACAGCAGATGGTTGCCATACGGAGGTCCGCGCTTAAGCGTTTTACGAATCCCGACGGCACGCGCGCTGTCGATACCTTGTCTGGCCTGGTCTCGAGCGCCTCATGCAGATCGGCGTGGCGATCGCAGACAGCAGCGTGCCGGCGCGCTACTTCGGTCGCGACCTATTCGGCAAATGGCAATACGCCCATACGCTTTTGCTCCTCCTGTCGCCGATTGCACGGGTCTGTGGCGCGGAAATCCTCCTGCCGACCATCGTCCATCGGCAGAAGAACAATTTGGCAGCGCCTTTGCGTTTTGGCTCTCCGCGTCGGCGGCGGCGCTGCTGCTGCCGTGGGCGGACATTCTGCTGGCACAGCGGCGGGCTTCATCCATCCGCCCCTGTAACGGCGAACCTGGCCGGGCTCGCCGTTACAGGGGCGGCTGAACAACGAATGCGAAATCGCCTTAGACGGGATTCACACCGCGCGTGAAAAAACTGCTTGACGCGCCCCATGCGATTGACATTTAATCAGCGCACCGTTCGCTCACGTCACGAGCATCGACCTAGCAACCCCTTCTTGGGGGTTTGGGGGGCTTTTGCGCCCAAAATTGTGTGAGATGCTGATCTAGCCGTCCCTGGCTGGACCAAAGAATGTAAACCCCCTCGGGGAGTTCGCCCGGTCAGCAGCTTTTTCTTCGCCGACCGGACGGGATATCGCGTCCATGTGACCGCACGCGTTTCCAGTTTCCAGCTCGCTTCGTATTGTTCACGCCTCCTGGCTCGACGAACCTGGGGCTAGGCGAGCGTGACATTACCCTTCTTCTCGGGTCCTTACGCCAATACTGACTGGCTACACCCGGAGGGCGCTGAAAATCCATTGAAAACTTCGTGCCGCGAGATGCGGGCAACGGATATGGATTGTTTAAAAGAAGGCCTTCGCTGCTTCGAGCCAGACTATTGGCCAGCGGCCTGATGTTGATAGACGATTAACCAGTCGCCCATCGTTTTTTTACCCCTTGCGGGAGCCAAGCTCTCCCCG
This is a stretch of genomic DNA from Paraburkholderia caribensis. It encodes these proteins:
- a CDS encoding DUF6228 family protein — its product is MNVIEIKSCDSQTVLTLSPHSRNPDEVLFLAKISAAPFSGEVLASTYVNGPPTTLFDDMATSWTGWSGSKDWHAIDGDLSFGATITSLGNVTLVVEMSANSGDDTLKATLKIEAGSLDRIAHDVRSIFRSA
- the waaA gene encoding lipid IV(A) 3-deoxy-D-manno-octulosonic acid transferase, which produces MLRAVYNALWWLIAPLAVLRLLIRSRKERGYREHIGERFGFVRGRVPEDDTPLIWVHAVSVGETRAAQPLIEALLKARPDASILLTHMTPSGRATGEQIFADRVLRCYLPYDMPRAVRRFLRAWRPSIGLVMETEVWPTLIDECRRADVPLVLTNARMSERSYRRAAKFGSATRGVFGGFARVLAQSPSDATRLSALGARNVAVLGNLKFDMSTPPELAARGHAWRAAIGTRPVWVAASTREGEEELVLQAFAALGIDDALLILVPRHPQRFNEVAALVEKKGLRCVRRSAWAPEGAAAAGEVVVPDLPRDVKVLLGDSMGELGAYYAASDVAFIGGSLLPLGGQNLIEACGVGVPVLIGPHVFNFTQATADAVAAGACVQVKDPADLGRVLRELFEDKARRVAMSGAASAFAARHRGATARTVSVLTTLLSA
- a CDS encoding Kdo hydroxylase family protein, with amino-acid sequence MNESQIIEVPSADWHGQGLSMPRETLLAGVERGKVLYFPNLAFAIEGGERALLDPALADPKRKNISLEPNGGALHGVLGDAVTQSAVRALIARYQANARSLVDGLFPEYKGKLRVAPTSLRLHQVETRETSWRKDDSRLHVDAFPSRPNYGERILRVFTNINPNGAPRVWRVGEPFEDMAKRFLPRIKPQMPGSAWLLNLLHVTKSPRSEYDHLMLNLHDGMKADLDYQKASPQVTMPFPPGSVWVCFSDQTSHAVMSGQFMMEQTFFLPVKSMAQPECAPLGILERLKGRALV
- the waaC gene encoding lipopolysaccharide heptosyltransferase I, which translates into the protein MSAQKILIVRVSSLGDVVHNMPAIADIRRRHPDAQIDWLVEESFVKLVELVEGVRRAIPVSLRRWRKRILSVDNWREIGAFRRALAAENYDLVIDCQGLIKTAWVAKMARGPLVGLGNRTDGAGYEWPVRFFYDRSVPIPPRTHVVERTRQLVAAALGDPTPQPTDEIDFGLDTQRAALALSEAQLNLPVPYVVFVHATSRADKQWPDAAWIELGQSLVRRGASIVLPWGSDAERATSERLAKEFGAAAIVPPKLSLPAVVGLIEGAAATVGVDTGLVHIAAALKRPTVELYNFATSWRTGGYWSPNVVNLGTAGQPPTLQQVKSALAEFGLL
- a CDS encoding phosphomannomutase/phosphoglucomutase — encoded protein: MISQSIFKAYDIRGVIGKTLDAETARSIGRAFGSEVRAQGGDAVVVARDGRLSGPELIQALSDGLRAAGVDVVNVGMVPTPVGYFAASVPLKLDGGERRVDSCIVVTGSHNPPDYNGFKMVLRGAAIYGEQIQGLYKRITENRFESGAGTYQEYDIADAYLDRITSDIKLARPLKLVVDTGNGVAGGLAPRLFKALGCELVELFTEIDGNFPNHHPDPAHPENLQDVIRALKETDAEIGFAFDGDGDRLGVVTKDGQIIYPDRQLMLFAEEVLSRNKGAQIIYDVKCTRNLATWVKQKGGEPLMWKTGHSLVKAKLRETGAPLAGEMSGHVFFKDRWYGFDDGLYTGARLLEILARVADPSKLLNDLPNSHSTPELQLKLQEGENFELIARLQKSATFPDADQVVTIDGLRVEYPDGFGLARSSNTTPVVVMRFEADNDVALKRIQEDFRRVILAEKADAKLPF